DNA from Prunus persica cultivar Lovell chromosome G6, Prunus_persica_NCBIv2, whole genome shotgun sequence:
GTGATAAGAAATACCATCATCATCGACTTTGTGAGTGCCTTCCATTTTACTTGCAGGAATATGGAGCTCGTCCGGTTATCAAATCTTTGCTTCCCATAATCTACTAGGAAAACTTCCATGTCTCCTCCGGTTGTGTTTAATCGAGTGCCGATCTCTCTCATCATTCACTAGTAATGTAATGTCATAGATAGATACATGGTTGTTCTTTATCACCGGTTGTAAATAGTCAGGATCTATCTCTCTTATTACTTGACTATTCCCTTTGACAACATGGATAAACACATAGTTACAAACAACTAGTTTTACATAAGATTTTCTCGTGGCTTACAGATAGATAACACGTAGTCTAGCATTTCCGCAATAAAAtgattgtttttgggtttcgGTTTGAATGTTTGGGCTTAATATTCTAGTCGTGCACTCAAATTACCGTGTGATGTCCGCTAATTTGGCTGCTTGAAGTcattgaaagagagagagaaagaaattaaGGAGCTGCAGGAGGTCAATTGCTCTTAGCGGTCGGAGTGGGAACTGGTTGTAACAAAAGACCTTATGCGAAAACCGTGTGGACCTTAATCTCTGTAAACAGCCAAATTCTTCCATGGAAAATGGAATTAGAAGCCTAAGATCTGGAAAGCTCTAGAATACCAACCAAGCGGGACCCATATGaataacatttttttcttattaaaagcGTAACGTTTTCTTCCATGTCATGTTATATCACATTGAAGAACATGTTAGGTTGTTTGATCAAGAACATCTCCTTAACGATAATGCTACACTAACAGAATCATGAGGAAAGAAGGAACCACCCTCATGTGGATTTGGATCTGGATCCTCTCCTGGTGGTTTCACCGActaattttgatatttctaGCAGTGGATTGAAGTATATAATGTGTAAAGAATGATGGGGTTTTTGGTTAATTAACAATGTAATAAGTAATACAAAtacattattttttcaatttttagaaCTGTATGACTGATTTTTGTTCAGCATTCAAAAAAATCGGTCTTCCAGTAGTTCACATTTATGTGGTTTACAACTATGGTTTGTGTCTCGactgaaaaattggaaaattttggTCAAGTCTCGAGAATGTTTTGGCTTTGGTCTTGGTCTTTGATATACATGGCATAAATGCAAAGAGCATATAATGAGTGCCCTATCTTCAAGTGCACGGCAAACATAACCATGCAACCCTACACGATCGAATGTCAATCGAtcatgaaataaatttttggtCTTCGGGCGATGTCAAGACCCCCAAAACCAAGTATCCATCATGTTGAAAGTTGAATTTATTAATGAAGTCTGCAACCAAATTAAAGTTAATTATTAAACGTGTATAAAGAGAGCATGGAAAAGGAGGCCGATTGGATGCTCAAACTCAAAAAGTACCAATGCCGTATAGCACATGTGAGCTTCTTCTTGCGACCATGACAATTCAACTCGAAGAGGACACTCCATTTTCTTGGAAATAATAATACATCGGGTGTCTAACCCTAAGTAGGACAATTCAGAAAAATAATCCGATGAGACGGGCACTCGATTTTTGACTCGTTTTCTTGAAAATCGGCTTTGATAGTTTATGAAACTAATAATTCAATGAGTGACGTATGTATGTGAGACGTCCGTTTCATGAAATGATGGATGCAAGCAAGTTTTTCTTCACACAAGAGGGTAACATCCCCATTGGCACTATTGCCTATTGAATCGCCAACCCATGCAACTGCATATAAGAATTGACTCGTTTTCGTATGAATCGATTACATATATAACTTTCCTCTCACAAAGTGTACTTAGAATCCGTACACTTTAGCTGGATTTGAGGCTGTTTTTCTCATATACTCTTCATCATACTTTTGTTTAGGGATTGCTCATGGAAGCTGAAAGAGGAAGTCATCGAATTCAGCATTGCAAACTCTCTAGAAACCAGCTAATTAATAGTACGGAAagtgaaaacattaaaaaaggTACCGACTGTTTGTTGGTGAGGTGCGTATTTTGTTACCACGTCACCAAAATGAAGTCAAAATCAGTCTTTATGATGAAGATTGAGAGAGTTAATGGATGGCGGGGGGAATTAAATACTGTTCACTCTATGATTGAGCCACCCCAAAACAAGAACATTGAGTTTTCATATTGCTTCTTACATGTACATGACATCATATTAAATGAgttattttgcttttgttctAGCCAGGATATTCACAAAGCAACCTTCGTTGTTTAGTTAACTACTAACTTCAAAAGTTTAAGTAATATTCTGTAAAAATGGGATAATCAAACTTAGGATCTCGCGTAAAGTGAGCTCTAAGACCAATTAAATCTCACCAACTACAAAATTTTAACGCTTTAAGTTGTCAAAGAATTAGACAAAAAATGTATATCAAACTTACGTTATAAAGGCATTTATTTCGTGCATAAAAAGAGctttttgcattttgttttgttgcttttttatatatgcgtgGGGTGAAATCGAAACTACTTCCGTTTACATGGCTAACTTGCTATCAATATGAACTGATTGTTTTCAGTTGGACTTTGTGAGTTTTGATGGTGCATGAGCAAACTACAAAAGTAGAATTTGGCATATGCTTTCTTTTATTAAGGTCCACGCGCATAAGACTGTTTAAgagcaaaaaaaaaggaattttttttttgaaaggtTAGTGGGGTGGAGGTGGAGATGGGTGAAGAAACACAAGTCCAACTGCTTCCACTGCAAAGTAGAACAAGTTTAATTAACAGGCAAAACTCAGTTTAGTATAACAAGTGGCAAACTTAATCacttaaatattaaataataatcgagaatataaattttttttttctgggttaAGAAcagaaatatattaatttaagatatattttttctcttgGATATGGAGAAGTCGCAATCGTCAATGGCAGCTTAAGACTTTAGATTACCAGAGTTTTCTCACCTCATGCGCGCAACGAGCTGACCGGCTCCCTACCAACCATACCCCACCTTTATCTTAACTTTATACACAAAAACACGCTTATATTTCCTTTCGTACCACATATACAGTGGTGAAGTCAgaaatttatcattttgtgaagatgacaaaataatgaaatggaATATGTGCATCTcaaaaaatgcatatatatatatatattcattagaGAGTaattgaagggaaaaaaaaagtgagttAATTGTGATGAACTGACCATATTATGATTTATACGGATCATATTGTTGATCACATATCTTAAGACTTTATTGATTACTTACGTGAATGAATTTGATTCGTGTATAAGATGTGTTTAAGTTTAAAGAGTGACAGTTATAACATTACCCGAAAGAACACTTAACAACGCTTTTTCAGATTTATAGGTTTTAAGAGCACTTAAATGAGCTAGTTAACTACATCGGGATACTTGGGTCGTTCTCAATGAAAATAAGTAGGTCATTAGGCGGTGGTTAGAGGAGGTGGATTCAGCAGGCCCAATCACTCACCAAATAAACTCTACTTTTTAACTCATTCACCACAAAACCTCTGCCACATGTCACCCCGGCAAAAGCCTACACAAAATTAGTTTCAAGTGTGGACCAAATCTGGATTTAGGTTTTGGTTAACCACATTTTGTAATTCCATTTTGAGTGATGACAtgagggaaaaacaaaaacaaaaacaaaaacaaaaaaagaagccaaaaaggaaaaggtgTGTGTGTAGGGTTTTGTAATGTAGCTTTGGGGCCCTTCAGAAGAGGAGGAATGCATTTTGGTTTAAAAGTTAATGTCAGTGACGGATGGTACGTCAAATCGAAAACTATATATCATTACCGTTCTCATCCAAACCTTTGActcttaaaataaatatgactttgttgtgtattttttttgttttgtttgaaataaCAGCTCTATGTATGGCTCAAGTCCGAGAAAATGggaaggagggagagagagggtgaGGCACCAAATTTCCCCAGTTGAAAGTTAGGCAATGTTATAGCTTAGAATTTTTAGAGATAAAACAGAATTTCAAAAATGTCTTTGAGACTATTTTGGCTGATGAGAAAATTCTTCATGAGATCTCAAAGCAGACTTTGATATGTACAATCATCCACAAACTACGCATTTCAAATCACTTTGAATGTTATTGTGTTCATAAGAATTTGAGTTTACGATGTCTGAATTCAAAGCTCATATCTTACTTGTGGCggatagaaagaaagaaattaaaaatctaagaaataaaaatgtcTAGAAACGCTACTTGTTGGGAAGGAAAGTCGCATGTGAAAACAACGGCCATCAGTAGGGCACCCCTTGTCCTGGACAAGGGTTAGAAATAGAAATTGTCCTGCATTTTTCCTATCTTTGTTGACAAGGTTTTTCATCATGAGttaattcttaatttataCTATAACCATTTGACTAAACCCAACCACCCAATTTGATATATGATTAAAGAGCAAGTGAATTTGATTCTCTTTACTTTTAACAATTCCAGCAATAAAGATTGCTTCTGGTGCTTGCTTGCTACCACCAAATGAAATTACTGAGTAAATGCAAAAAGTAGAGATTTATTTGAAGTGCTTTGGTGGTTAAAAAGATGAATTGAGAAGGACTTTTGGAGACTACCGAATTGTTTGTATACGGCTATTTTGATTTTAGACTTTAAAACTTGTGTCTGCAACTGGGTTTTTTCAGAGGGGATGATGAATTTTCAAACTTGAAGATAAGTTTTTCctgcaaaaaaatcaaaagtgaaattatatataattctgTCATTAAACCTAACGGCTTAAGAGAAATTTATAAATCCGTCTCTATGTGACAGAATGAGCAGcctaattaaaatattcaacaGATGACGTCACAATGACACCTCCTCCCTAGCCCTTTCCCTATTTATACTCTAACTTTGTGCTGCAAACAAACCCCAccccacctctctctctctctctctctctctctctctctccttctcagttttctctctctctctctctcttcttctcagttttctctctctacacAAAAGCATAGCTTAAAGATTTAGCTGCAATGGAATGCAGTAATGAGACAATGAACACAAACTACACAACCACCTCCTCAACCCCTCTGTCTCagtctccttcttcttcaccatcctctcctcctcctcctctgccTCCTACTCCAACTCCAAACCCACCTGTGGTTATAAGTCCTTGTGCTGCATGCAAGATCTTGAGGAGAAGATGTGCAGAAAAATGTGTCTTGGCACCTTACTTTCCTCCCACTGAGCCAGCCAAGTTCACTATTGCTCATCGTGTCTTTGGGGCTAGTAATATCATAAAGTTCTTGCAGGTACTTTTCTTCATGTACCAAACATGTAGCACTATTTGTCAAAGTAGGTCTATGACTGTGTGTTCTGGAATATTAGATACACAGTAATGTTCTTCTGTCACACTGTaaattttggtaattttaCTAAATATGTAGTTTAAATTCACAGTCTAATAAAATTATCGTTCTCTTGTTTGACAAAGACAAGTCTGACCAGAAGACACGAAAAGGCATACATAGCTAGAACTTAAGGTCTTTCTCCCATGTGAAACACTAAGTGTCAGATTTTCCATGGAATATTGTGTTAGTTGCattcatatttgaaaattctAGGAAGTATACACTAGACACAAATGGAGACGTACCAAAGTGGTAGGAAATTCCCTTTCAGCCCTTAGCCctgatattatttttcatcaagGAAATCAACTACTCTGACTAAATTATGCTGATAACAACAGAACAAGGGAGAAAAACTCTCAAAAGTATCTCTTTTTTTccgtttcttttttctttttctgtctaTTTTCTCAGTTTGcaatcaattaaatattgaaAGTTTATTTGTAACTAAATGAAAGaaacatttcaaattttcaggAACTTCCAGAATCTCAAAGAGCTGATGCAGTGAGCAGCATGGTTTATGAGGCCAGTGCAAGAATTAGAGACCCAGTTTATGGGTGTGCCGGGGCAATCTGCCACCTCCAGAAACAAGTGAATGAGCTGCAAGCACAATTAGCCAAGGCACAAGCTGAGCTTGTCAACATGCAATGCCAGCAAGCCAATCTTGTGGCACTAATTTGCATGGAGATGACACAATCTAATGATCAGGGCTCTCCTCAGCAATCACTTGATCACAACTTCATCACCAGTTCTCATGGCAGCAACCAGGGTAACATAAGCTTCCTTGATGACACCACCACTCTAGGCTCATTGTGGGAACCACTTTGGACATGAAGagaaacaaataattaagagGAATGCTAGCGTCAGTCGAGCATGAGTACGTGACATATCTTGATCAGTGTGGGCTCAACAGTAGGTCTCACATTCATGCATAACTCAGAATGCATCACGCATGTACGACTGACGCTAGCATcactattaattaattattataacccaatggattgaaaaaaaaaaaaaaaaacttgttccAGGAATCCAATCAAATTCTCCTAAGGAGAAGTTGAAGGACAccatattaattaataaattttaggTAGCTCTCTAGTAGGAATGAAGTAGCACTAGATCTTCAGTGTTTGAACAAAAGGGAGGGAAGATGAAAGTTGAGATTGATGTAGTGACTTTGTTTAAGCCTGCTGCAGGGCAAAAGTAGCTAGCTTGGtgggtctttttcttttagtttcaTGTAATATTTTCCATGTTGAAGAGGAAAACAGATATATGTCTGTTCTCAGTCCATTTGTGTGCTGATCTTACTGAATCTAGCTTTAACCAACTTTTGGTCACCTACtttaattacttaataaattgaTGTTTGATGCATGAATTAATTCCTTGTCCAACTAGCTTTTGACCATCTTTCTCTGTAACGACCTTTAAGCCCACCAAAAGAAAACCCTCTCTCTTTTGCAACTTGGGATAAGCACCATGTTTATCAACTAATACAATcagattttattaattaaattgaactTTAATTTGTATATGGTaacaattaattatatttatctgcGATTATGAGTTGTGTTGTAATTATGCGTGGAGAtgagaaattggaaattaaattgCATAGGGTGTGTGCGTTAAAGAATCTAAAGTCCTATATCGGAAACTATGGTACACTACTAATAATACTGAAGTCTTTTGTTTCACTTGCTGAACTTTGAAGGTGATTAATTTAGAGACAATATAATTATTGGTAATAAGAACCCGATGATCCGTGGTTGTAAAAATCTAACAAACCTATTATCGTTTAGAATAAAGACACCATTTCAGCATCAGGGTCTGTTTTTATCTGCCTTCATTGGGCAATGTGGACCTATCATGGATTGCACCTGGCTctcaattgaaaatgaaacttGATGTATTTAAAACCGACAATACATTTTTTAGATTTATCTAACCATATATGCTTGGCTCTTGAAAGTGCATAAATCTTGATCACCATGTCAAAGATGTATGTATACCTTTTGGCTTTGGGCTGGCTACAGATGTTTTGACTGATTCCGCAATCTTTTAGTGCATGCTTTCAAGGAAGTAAACAAAATACAATTCCATGGTGACatgacctttttttcttctttaccaTGTTTCTTTTCTGATTGATGCTGCAGCAGCAGCCCCTCCTTAACTTATTTCACACTGATCGAGTTTTTTTGCTAATAAAGGAAATCTTTCGAGTGAATATGCAACATGACCCCCAATATTCTTGATTTTCTCTTTCATGGAAAGGTGGGATGGTGTTCAGTGAAATGTTTCAAAGAGGTATTCACTacgttataaaaaaaataataatactaataataataaaaggatGAGGGCAGACTTGCCCATGTTCAATTTCATAAGCTTCGTTGACTCTTGAGctttcttttctgaaaaaGGGCATACTGTATAATAAAATGTCTCAAAGAGGCATATTGATAACCTAAGGCACACCTACTTATGTTTAATTTGATGAACTCTATTCATCACACACCGTAGTattcttgtatttttctttatgatattgtgtttgataaaatgtctTCAAGAGGCATTTATAAGCTCAAGAAGGTTGAAACGCATCACGTTTATTACACTCTATAACAGTGACTTACAAATTTTTGATGTGATGTTACGTTGACTATAATATAAATTACATATTTACACGTCAATTACCTATCTTTTTTATTGCAAACGACTGGAAGAGAGGAGTTTCGAACTTCTACCCACATAAGTAAAAGTGAAAGAACTCAACCAACTGAACTATACTTTACGGATATTTGCACATGAATTCAACTACATCATAAAATAACATGTCATAGAAATCCTTCCAACTATAACCAATGATTAATCGTGGTGGATCAATTAGATATTACTTTTACTGTCCCAAACTGTGACACTTAGCCAATAAGTCACTTGATGTTGTTAATATTAGTTATTACTGTCCCCCGTCTCCGTTAAAAGTCACAATCTTTTTCCTCTTGACAATGATGCAGAAGAATTTTCTCAACAGAACATTGGGCCCCTCTTGATGGGGGGTCATTGCCACGTGTCCATTTGTTACTCCCCCATTGATAGTAATTAGTAAACTGGTAATCATAGCTTTGATCCCCCCCTAATTAAACGCGTTTTTGAGGCACAATTCAAATCATGTGCACCCCACGTGCGTGAGTTGATGATGATCTCAGATTCTCAACTAAGCAAAGAAGCAAAGCCAACAAAAGATTGTCACCTGTCGGCAACCGATTGATTCTCTCTTTctgtccttttttcttctccctcttcttcttttttcctcaaGAGACAAAATATCTATGTCTCACCCAACATGCCATAATTTTCTATGCTTGAACGGGAACAAAGTCTGTTTTTTTGACCCAATTGTACCTCTACAGAGGCTATAAAATTAAGCAAACCTATTgctatatattaaaaaaatactttataaataaagaaaaaaaatgagttCCACAAGTCAATGATATGAtcctttaaattatatttttcactcTCATGACAAGAATTCTTGTGTACTGGTTTGTAGTCATTTTTGTACGTGGTGAACTTTATCCAACCTAACATGCTGTAGTGTGTAGGAAAGATGATGTCTTTAGAGAGAGGTTGATCATAAGTTGACTGGTTAAACATGTATTCCTTGTTGGCGATTCATAATTATACAATATATTTGTCATTAGGTTTTTAATTACTTCGTATGCTATTTGATTAAATCGATGTTATTGTGCGTGATTCTATCCATATCAATTCAATTTGTTGTGTTTGatcactatataatatttacctATATTCGACACCATAGTTTACTTTGTACTTTTGCTTTTCATTAATAATTACTATCGATTAttctatattaaaaaaaaaggttcgaTCCACCAGAAAAAGTCTTGAATTAATTACACATGCACATGTCACTATATGGTGAATATATGATGAAGGAAATGATTATATGGAACTTAAAAATGTTCACCAATATTTTAAAGTTAATGTTATCATTTGATTATGGGAATTCAATTGGTGAGATGAGAATATGGTCAATTAAAACAGTTGTACCTCccaaaaaattgataaatcaATCACTGATTAACTTTCTAGGTGAATGTGACACTATATCTGAAGGATTGTCTCATACCagattgtttttaattattttttttttaaaattaaaaaaataataatggatctcatttttatagaacacaattacctattttatttttaaattttaaaataaaatttaaaaaaccaaTTGATACACGCGTGATCAAATGCGAAGGAActagtatagataataggtgTGTGGTATGCTGAGTAATGTGGGGAGTGGGAATGGATCTCCCCTACCAACATTATACTGTTCGAGTGCAAGCTAAGAGATCTATAAATAGGTGTGAGCTATAGTTCTAGTTATATAGCTCatcatcaatattttattggtcaagaaattattaaattttatatttgtatgGCACCATCTTATAATCATAGAAAGAATCTTTATCGCTGTACATTTACAGTGGGTTTAGATCAATCTACATCATTTCCCATTGCCCATATAGTGGTATTAGGTGTACGAAAACCTATTTTAAAAGGTCACATTGCACCAACTtttgtcacaaaaaaaatgtcaaatatAAGATGGGACAGAGTAGGAGACTGCAAGAAAAGAATGATCCAATACATCGATAAACTGAAGCCAAATTTATTGCATTAAATTAACGAAAGGCAAAGATCGACAAACCCACAACTAAAAGGGAGACTTAAAGAgtcaaaaatttgaaacaagTCTTATCCATATTGTTTGAATTTGCATTA
Protein-coding regions in this window:
- the LOC18775011 gene encoding LOB domain-containing protein 1; translated protein: MECSNETMNTNYTTTSSTPLSQSPSSSPSSPPPPLPPTPTPNPPVVISPCAACKILRRRCAEKCVLAPYFPPTEPAKFTIAHRVFGASNIIKFLQELPESQRADAVSSMVYEASARIRDPVYGCAGAICHLQKQVNELQAQLAKAQAELVNMQCQQANLVALICMEMTQSNDQGSPQQSLDHNFITSSHGSNQGNISFLDDTTTLGSLWEPLWT